The Eggerthella guodeyinii sequence AGGCGCAGTACATGGCGGGCAGGCCTTCGCCGCGAAGCTTCGCGTAGCCGTCGATGGCCGTTTTGATCCCGTCGGCGTCGCGCGGGTAGCGCAAGCTCGCCGAGTTGTCGCGGATGCTCTCCAGCAAGGTGGCGGCGCGGATGCCGTTCGACGGCTGCTCCTTGGTCAGATGCCCGTACACGCCGTCGAGCACCTGCTTCACCTCCGTCATGTCGAACGCGGGCAGCGCGATCTCGTCCGCTGCCGCGGCCGCCGCCGCTCCGGCCACCCAGCCCTGGCCGAACGCCTGGCTCTGCCCGTAGTAGGTGAGGCCCTGCATGGCGCTGTACAGCCCGGGGATGTCGGTTTCCATCGTGGCGCTTTGGCGCACGTGCCCGCACGAGGTGATGCAGGCCTGCTGGCATTCCTCCGCTTTCGCGTAGGAATAGCCCACTTCGGGCACGTCGTCGAAGAAGCCGTGCATCATGCCGTAGGGATACATCGGATGGTCGCGGTCGATGCCGGTGCAATCCATGTAGATGGACTCGCCGCCCATGATCTGCTGCATGGTGAGCAGCTCGAACGTGACGAACCCGGCTGCGGGGTTCGCTTCGTGCTCCGCGCTGGTGAAGTAGTCGGTGCAGTACTTGTCGCCCTGGGAGTTCTGCGCGCGGTCCCACACCGACGAGTTCAGCGTGAGGATGCCCGCATGCTCGTTCACGGCTCCCGCCATGCTGTAGGGCTTGATCACCGTGTAGTCGAACGTGGTCATCTCCATGTCCCAGAGCGGCACGCCGCGCTTGGCCAAGACGGCGTGGCCGTCGCCGGTGTCCTCGGGCCCCATGATGGAGGGCTTCATCGCCCACGAATTGACGCCGGTCGCCAGGATGGTCTCCTTGGCGCGGAACACGTGGGCCGCGCCGGTCTTCAGGTCGATGGCCACGATCCCCGCGCAATGGCCGTCTCCGTCCTGCATGATGTCCACCATCATGGTGTAGTCGTACACGTCGGCGCCCATGCGATGCAGCATCTGGGCGAAGCGGCGCACCTTGTTCCCGAACGTATCGGACATGGGCGTTTCGGACGACCACGTGCCGAACAGGCTGCCGTCGGGGTTGCGCTGCTGCACGCATCCCGACTTCTCGACCGTCACCATGGGCGCGCCTTCGCGCAGGCCCTGCGTGAACGCCCAGGCCCAATCCTGGTCGCACAGGCCGAAGAAGTCGGCGACGATGGTTTCGAAGAAGCCCTGTCCTCCGTCGGCGGCCAGCTCGGGCGAGATGAAATCGGCACCCCAGTTCTGGCCCGACGTTCCCGAGTGCCCGAAGCGCCCCTTGTCCACGATGGCGAGCGTCTTGCCCGCCTGGATGACGCGCCGGGCAGCCGTGCATCCGGCGAGGCCCCCGCCGACCACCACCACGTCCGTCTCGTGGACGATCACCGGGTAGCCGCCGGCATCGTCCGCTATCGTCTGGCGCTCCGTCGCTCCGCTCGCGCCGTTTTCCGTGGGGGAGCAGCCCGTCAAGCCGGCGAACATCCCGGCGATGGTCAGGCCTCCGGCGACGACGCCGGCCCCTTTCAGGAAATCGCGTCTGCTTGGTGCGAACGCCCCCTCGTCCCGGGGGATCCCTTCTCCCTGCTTCATCCCTGCTCCTCTCATCGAACACCTCGCTCCTTTGGGGAGCCTCGAACCGCGAGGGGGGCGGACGGCATTTCGCCCTCTGCGCCCTCCTTGCGGTTTCCGCCATAGTAGTATCAATAAATCAACTTGTCAATCAATCAAGTAAATATGGGTGGGTTGGGTGCGGAATCGCACGGGTTGCGCTCTTTCCCGGGGCGATGACATGAGAGGCTCCCGTTGCAACGGTGCGCGGGAACGTAAGAGATTTGACGCACGCGTGAAGACGGTCGCGCGAACGGTCGAAACGCGCCGCGCATCTGCCATAATGCGCGATATGCAATATCTTCTCATGCGCAAGGAGCATCTTTGAGCGTCACGCCGATATTCTCCCATCAATTCCTGCAAGTGCTCGCGGCCACCAACGGGACCATCCAAAAGGTCGTCTCCCAGGCTGGCGGCGTGGCGGTGACCGACTACTGCATCTTGCAGGAGCTGATCGTCGCAGCGCGCCCCATGGGCCTGTCCGAGTTCAAATCGTTCCTGCTGCTGCGCAGGAACACGGTTTCGGCTGCGGTCAGCAGGTTGGAGGAGCGGGGTCTGGTGTCGAAATGCGCCGACGAGCGCGATTCCCGCAAGGCGACGATCTGCCTGACGGTCGACGGGCGGAATCTGGCCGACGGCATTTCGCACGCCATCCGCGATGCCCTGCTCGATGCGTTTTGGAAGGTCTCGGCCGATGAACGCGTCAATTGGGGCATGATGGTCGACTCGCGCGTGTTCGTCGAAAACGGCTTGGGCATCCAGGAAGGCGCGCCGTCCCTCGATGACGAGAGCCTGGTCATCCCCGCATGGATCATGGCGTTGCACTATATCGACCAGCTGTGGACCACCACGCTCGCGTCGAGCGTGCACCTGTCGCTCAGCGAGTTCCGCACGCTCGACCTGCTCGCCGAAGAGGGCGCGCCGCTCAGGCAGGGCGACATCGCCAGCAGGCTGCGCATCGAGACGAGCGCCCTTTCGCGCATCGTCCGATCGCTGCGCATGCGCGAACTGGTCCAGGCGCGGCGATCGGACGACGATAAGCGGTCGTTCATCGTCGAGATCACTCCGGAAGGGGGAGCTGTTTCAACGCGGGGCCGCGATCTGCTCGTGCAGGCGACGGATCGCTACTACGTCTCCCTGACCGAGCAGGAGAGGGATCGGCTGCGCGATTGGCACCGGAGGATGTACGCGAACTTCGAAGCGGTCGGGCTCTACGCCTGACCGCTTCGCCGTTGTGTTCGGGCCGGGGGCGGGTGCTTCCGGCCCTTTCGCTTATCTCTCGTGCTCGATCAGCTTCTTGGCGGCGATGTAGCCGGTGATCAGCGAGCTGCCGACGCCGCCGAAGTACGTGCCGCCGTTGCCGGCGAGGCAGCCGTAGTTGCCCTCGCCGTCCATGCCGCCCATGGTGGAGAAGCCCGCATACAGGCCGGGGATCGTCCTGCCGTCCTCGTCGGTAACCTGCAACAGATCGTTCACGCGCAGGCCGCACAGCGTCTTGCCGATCTGGCCGCCCACGATGGCCGCGTAGTAGGGCGGCGTGTCGATGGGGCTCAGCCAGCTCGGGTCGTAGGGGAAGGCCAGCTCGTCGTCGAAGCCCTGCGCGCACAGGGCGTTGTAGTCCTCGACGGCCCGCTTGACCACGGCGGGATCGAGCAGCAGCATCTCGGCCAGCTCCTCGATGGTGTCGGCCTTCTTGACGGCGCCGCGCTCGACGGCCGCCTCCACCTCGCCGATCCAGTCGGCGGACACGAGCCCCTTGTTCTCGGGCAGCCGGTCGGGGTCGGCGAGCGGGATGCGGCACTTGTCCTTGACGCTGTCGGGGGTGACGCTCTTCTTGAATATCTCCTCGGGGAACTTCGCGTCGCAGATGTTGTACACGTGGTGCCCTACGGCCGACATCCAGGCGCTCGTGGTGGACAGGTCGCCCATGCCGCCTATCAGGCAGGTGTTGTACGTGTCGATCTGCACGTTCTGGGCGTGGTAGGGCTGGCGATGGCCGTACTTGTCGATGACGAGCCACGGGTTGTGGAACAGCTGGCGCTCGCCGTGCCAGAAGTAGTGCCAGAACTGGCCGTCCCCGCCGGCGATGCTCTCGTCGATGCCGCCTTCCCAGCAGCACCACGAGTCGAAGCCGGAGAAGTCGGCGCCTACGCCCAGCCCCATGCGGAACACCTCTCCGGTGTGGAAGGGCATCGGGCCGCCCTGCACGGCACCCTCGTACGCGCTGGGGATGTACGCCCTGATGAGATCCTTGTTCATGCCGATGCCGCCCGCGGTGAGGATCAACCCCTTCCTTGCCTTGAGATAGTGCTCGGCGCCGTCTTCGTCGGTGGCGACGATGCCGGTCACGCGCTGCCCGTCGAACACGAACCGGGCCGCCGCCGTCTGCACGCGGATGTCGGCCCCGCCCGCCTTCGCGCGCTTCTCGAGCGCGTTCATGAGGTTGTCCTGAGCCAGCACGTTGTAGAACGCGCCCCCGCCGCCCTCGCGGCTGGCGTCGTTCCAT is a genomic window containing:
- a CDS encoding FAD-dependent oxidoreductase; amino-acid sequence: MKQGEGIPRDEGAFAPSRRDFLKGAGVVAGGLTIAGMFAGLTGCSPTENGASGATERQTIADDAGGYPVIVHETDVVVVGGGLAGCTAARRVIQAGKTLAIVDKGRFGHSGTSGQNWGADFISPELAADGGQGFFETIVADFFGLCDQDWAWAFTQGLREGAPMVTVEKSGCVQQRNPDGSLFGTWSSETPMSDTFGNKVRRFAQMLHRMGADVYDYTMMVDIMQDGDGHCAGIVAIDLKTGAAHVFRAKETILATGVNSWAMKPSIMGPEDTGDGHAVLAKRGVPLWDMEMTTFDYTVIKPYSMAGAVNEHAGILTLNSSVWDRAQNSQGDKYCTDYFTSAEHEANPAAGFVTFELLTMQQIMGGESIYMDCTGIDRDHPMYPYGMMHGFFDDVPEVGYSYAKAEECQQACITSCGHVRQSATMETDIPGLYSAMQGLTYYGQSQAFGQGWVAGAAAAAAADEIALPAFDMTEVKQVLDGVYGHLTKEQPSNGIRAATLLESIRDNSASLRYPRDADGIKTAIDGYAKLRGEGLPAMYCASSSRTMNIEWKNAIEAEHVLMCGEAIALASDLRKETRPWFYRSDYPKIDNDNWFKNITCSYRDGSWTLGTEEVNASRIKADDVKSMLMDIDLDATI
- a CDS encoding MarR family winged helix-turn-helix transcriptional regulator gives rise to the protein MSVTPIFSHQFLQVLAATNGTIQKVVSQAGGVAVTDYCILQELIVAARPMGLSEFKSFLLLRRNTVSAAVSRLEERGLVSKCADERDSRKATICLTVDGRNLADGISHAIRDALLDAFWKVSADERVNWGMMVDSRVFVENGLGIQEGAPSLDDESLVIPAWIMALHYIDQLWTTTLASSVHLSLSEFRTLDLLAEEGAPLRQGDIASRLRIETSALSRIVRSLRMRELVQARRSDDDKRSFIVEITPEGGAVSTRGRDLLVQATDRYYVSLTEQERDRLRDWHRRMYANFEAVGLYA
- a CDS encoding FAD-dependent oxidoreductase, producing METTDRTFSRRSFLKGVGIVGAAAATGAALAGCAPSGGDAQEAAATGDVPAVTQRLLDRGIIGADLPDAAPILPAEAPERYDDEADVIVVGLGGGGLAAAGYLAEQGLEVIAIDKEATVGGASRHAAGYVDILGGTEAQNALGFPGVYRGDDDAAIRDAESSANYSIDEKLLRTLIDNHVEADEWITSTEGCNLVCTGAAWNDASREGGGGAFYNVLAQDNLMNALEKRAKAGGADIRVQTAAARFVFDGQRVTGIVATDEDGAEHYLKARKGLILTAGGIGMNKDLIRAYIPSAYEGAVQGGPMPFHTGEVFRMGLGVGADFSGFDSWCCWEGGIDESIAGGDGQFWHYFWHGERQLFHNPWLVIDKYGHRQPYHAQNVQIDTYNTCLIGGMGDLSTTSAWMSAVGHHVYNICDAKFPEEIFKKSVTPDSVKDKCRIPLADPDRLPENKGLVSADWIGEVEAAVERGAVKKADTIEELAEMLLLDPAVVKRAVEDYNALCAQGFDDELAFPYDPSWLSPIDTPPYYAAIVGGQIGKTLCGLRVNDLLQVTDEDGRTIPGLYAGFSTMGGMDGEGNYGCLAGNGGTYFGGVGSSLITGYIAAKKLIEHER